From Macaca mulatta isolate MMU2019108-1 chromosome 3, T2T-MMU8v2.0, whole genome shotgun sequence, the proteins below share one genomic window:
- the TMBIM7 gene encoding protein lifeguard 1: MKLDLEVSEPIDFGSGDHQHLIRKAADKNIQSESGERYTPSSSAGPQETREKPRPKGTEQLNTYVVEISDDITPGDSNATLGNPFSDASVRRAFIIKVFLLLSAQLLLTAVITSVFIFWEALKVWVLKNPWFIYATFPAFFVVLIILACCGNLRRQVPANYILLGFFTALEGLLLGAISVFYKAEEVLWATAATTLVTLALTLFALQTKWDFTLLNGVLFVFCFVLLIYGIILIFVRSYWLHLLYAGLGTVLFSFYLVMDVQLMLGGHHHYSLDPEEYVFAALNIYLDIINLFIFILRLIGLGR, encoded by the exons GAAATTGGACTTGGAGGTCAGCGAACCAATAGACTTTGGTTCTGGAGATCATCAACATCTGATTCGGAAAGCAGCAGATAAAAACATCCAGTCCGAATCTGGTGAGCGCTACACACCTTCATCTTCAGCTGGGCCACAAGAAACTCGGGAGAAGCCACGGCCAAAGGGCACCGAGCAGTTGAATACCTATGTGGTAGAAATTTCAGATGACATCACCCCAGGTGATAGCAATGCAACTTTAGGCAATCCTTTCTCAGATGCATCTGTCCGCAGAG CTTTCATTATCAAAGTGTTCCTCCTCCTGTCAGCTCAGCTGTTGCTCACTGCGGTAATTACCAGTGTGTTTATTTTCTG ggaGGCTTTAAAAGTTTGGGTGCTCAAAAACCCCTGGTTCATCTATGCAACCTT CCCAGCATTTTTTGTGGTACTGATTATACTTGCTTGCTGTGGGAATCTCCGCCGTCAGGTGCCTGCAAATTACATTCTCCTGGGATTCTTT acagcTCTTGAAGGTCTGCTGCTAGGAGCCATATCAGT TTTCTACAAGGCCGAGGAAGTGTTATGGGCAACAGCTGCAACCACTCTGGTGACACTAGCACTCACTTTGTTTGCTCTACAAACAAAA TGGGATTTTACCTTGCTAAATGGAGTGCTGTTCGTTTTCTGCTTCGTGCTTTTAATCTATGGAATTATCTTAATCTTCGTGCGATCATAT TGGCTGCATCTATTGTATGCTGGACTCGGAACTGTGCTCTTCTCATTC TACTTGGTGATGGATGTGCAGCTCATGCTGGGAGGGCACCACCATTATTCCCTGGACCCTGAAGAATATGTTTTTGCTGCCCTGAACATCTACTTGGACATCATcaaccttttcatttttattctgcgTCTGATTGGACTGGGACGGTAG